The following are encoded in a window of Microcaecilia unicolor chromosome 7, aMicUni1.1, whole genome shotgun sequence genomic DNA:
- the LOC115473982 gene encoding sulfotransferase 1C4-like, translating to MPPPRILKTHLPIQLVPPSFWEKNCKIIYVTRNAKDNLVSYYHFQRMNRGLPNPGTWPEYFEKFLAGEVPWGPWHDHVKGWWEAKQRQRILYLFYEDMKVDPAREIQNVMQFLEKDLGDEVMKKDH from the exons ATGCCTCCTCCAAGGATTCTGAAGACCCACCTCCCTATCCAGCTGGTGCCCCCCTCCTTCTGGGAGAAGAACTGTAAG ATAATTTACGTTACTCGAAATGCTAAAGACAACCTAGTCTCATACTATCATTTCCAACGGATGAACAGAGGGCTGCCCAATCCAGGCACCTGGCCAGAGTATTTTGAGAAGTTCCTAGCAGGAGAAG TGCCCTGGGGCCCATGGCATGATCACGTGAAAGGATGGTGGGAGGCAAAACAGCGTCAACGCATTTTATACTTATTCTATGAGGACATGAAGGTG GATCCTGCCCGTGAGATTCAGAATGTGATGCAATTCCTGGAGAAGGATCTGGGGGATGAGGTTATGAAAAAAGATCATTAG